The DNA region GCCTCGTCGACCTCGCGACGCTCGGATGGCCCCCGCACGCGATCGACGCGGACGGCCTCACCCTCGCGGCGACCTGCACGATCGCGCAGCTCGACCGGCTCGAACTGCCGCCGGGCTGGAACGCGGCGCCGCTCATCGGCCAGTGCTGCCGCGCCCTGCTCGGCTCGTTCAAGATCTGGAACGTGGCCACGGTCGGCGGCAACGTCTGCCTCGCCCTCCCGGCAGGTCCGATGATCGCCCTCGCGACGGCCCTGGACGCGACCTGCACGATCTGGTCCGCCGACGGGGCCGAGCGGCACCTCCCGATCCTCGACTTCGTCCTCGGGCCGCAGCGGAACGCCCTGGCGCCCGGGGAGATCCTGCGGAGCCTGTCGATGCCGGCCGCGGCGCTCGCGCGTCGCACGGCCTTCCGCCGCATCAGCCTCAGCCCGAACGGCCGGTCCGGCGCGCTGCTGATCGGGACGCGCGGCGCGGACGGCGCCTTCGCGCTCACCGTCACGGCCTCCGTCAAACGCCCGCTCCGCCTCGCCTTCGACGGCGTGCCGGATCCGGTCGAGCTGGCGCGGGCGCTGGAGAAGGCGATCCCGGACGCCCTCTACCACGACGACGTCCACGGGCGGCCCGACTGGCGCCGCCACATGACCCGGCACTTCGCCG from Methylobacterium sp. NMS14P includes:
- a CDS encoding FAD binding domain-containing protein: MDLNTIETVVRPRTRTELPAWTDGDACLGGGTWLFSEPQVGARRLVDLATLGWPPHAIDADGLTLAATCTIAQLDRLELPPGWNAAPLIGQCCRALLGSFKIWNVATVGGNVCLALPAGPMIALATALDATCTIWSADGAERHLPILDFVLGPQRNALAPGEILRSLSMPAAALARRTAFRRISLSPNGRSGALLIGTRGADGAFALTVTASVKRPLRLAFDGVPDPVELARALEKAIPDALYHDDVHGRPDWRRHMTRHFAEEIRGSLDAAPSPGAAP